From the Candida dubliniensis CD36 chromosome 2, complete sequence genome, the window GTTTGATTCACCGTtacccttttttttttttttctcgtTTGGTCTATTTGACACATACGCACACAAATTTACCGTGAAAAGGCTGTGTCCAAATACTACTACAACACAAGATCTACATTAAACAGGTTTCAAATCTGgtattcaataatataatatttgctttgttttatttaaacATAAAATAGAACCTTAAATGACATATTTCTATTTAATTCCCAAGTTTTACACCTCTTCTCTAttctttatcaatcaaatcttcAAGATACATCGATGGAAGAGTTTTTCTATTGGCTGGGGTGttaagttgttgttgttgttgttgttgttgttgtgacGCAGTAACCAGACCATGTTGAGATAAAGAGTAATCACTGTTATTGACCTCCTGGTTGATATACAAATTAGGCACCGCTTGTGAGTGTCTATTAGTAGCAGGTGCAGGGTTGACCAAATTGCTGGTGGAGCCACCGAAAGACAAGTTACTCAACGAAGGATTATAGTGACTAGATCTGATCCTTTTATGTTGCATAACTTCAGCTGTTGGAGAGACAAACATCTTGGTTAAATCATGTTTAGACGTTACTGCAGCTCCAACTTCAGACTGGTAAATTGTGGAGTTGTCACCCGCCTGTGAACCATTTACATTTGCAAAAGACTTATTCAACAAAGGTAATTTGGAAACAGAACCACCATAATCGCTTGTAAAATTGTTCAAACTTGTTTGAGGGGTCACACCAGAATATCCATAGGCGTTTGTATTATTGCTTTGATATTTCTCATATAATTTTCTATCATCGGCATTAGACTTTTTAGCTAACTTTGATGCAGTCAAGGAAATAATCAAATGGTATAAAATAAATCCCAACAAAATGGCACCCACAATGGCACCCACAGCAATGAAGACTGTACCGGATGGGTTTGATTGTCTTATTATAAAAggattattgttattgggTGGGACAGAAATAGATGGGGTAGTATAAGCGTTGGGATCTGATAAGGTTGGCATCGCCTCAGCCGATGTGGTTGAATCAGCTCGTTTGAGACGAGTAATACGATTAGCCGCCTCCAAAGTAAGTATCACAACATTATCATTCATGGGCATGTTAGCTGTAGataaaaattaataaaccaAAGCGATAGAATAAAAGAGATCaacgttttttttttttaaagaaaatggaGTTCTTTCTTATTTGAATATATGATCTAGGTTGTATTTTACTagcaaatttttttttcttcaagtttcatgatttgtttttcttttgttgtattgttattgattCCATTTATAGAATTttaactaaaaaaaaaaaaaagaaaatgctTATATACAGGCAAAAAATAGTACCACAAATCATATTTCTACATTCTCTACCCGGTAGTCTAATCTATTCTAATACTAGGCAAACCAATATCCCAGTCTTTCTCTGTAAAACTGTTCTCTAAACCAATTCCATATCAGGACACTATCACAATCATCAGTTAATCGAGGTTTGTAGACAGGATAGTCTCTGTGGTACTTTTCCATATCACCTTTGGCGCagtatatttttttggtgttaTAATGCTCTTCGTTGCTTTCCTCTTCCCATGGTTTGGGTATTGGACTGTCAGAAAAATGTACTACCTTGATTTTCTTGAAAAACTCTAATGGCAGCCATCCTTTATTTGACTTTTTATTTATGAATGGTAAATACTGTGGTTCTACTACAAACCGTTCGTGCCATTCTTCACCAAATTCCCCAGTTAAAACACCATACACTCGATGAGGTAAAATCCCAACATTTATTCTCTTTCTCCTTAGTTCATTGCTcaaaaatttgttcaatatcTCCATGTCATAATCATTTGgctttttcaaattaccCCGATTTGTTATAGACCACCACCATGGATTGTGGACATACCTCattaattcttgaaatattttcttcGATGGAGTTAGCACCATTATATGATTAGCGAAAAAATGATTAGCATTGTCgaaataatgattttcaTAAATAAGCAGCGgcaacaaattgaaatccTGATATATGCtcaaatcattaacaaGTTTTTTCATTCTAAGTGAATATCGCTTTTTATTTGGTATTTCAACATTCTTTCTAGGTTTTGGACTTTTACCTTCCACAACATTATTTAGCCAATAAGCTTGTGGCAGTGCAAACGATAATTCCCGTGGAATTTTGAACAACTCATCAATGTGATTAAATTTACTTTccatattttcaaaatcaattacatCGGGAATATCAACAAGCATTGAATCCgaatcaaaaaatacaaTTCTATCATACTCAACTTGATTGAAGATGTGGAACTTAGTAAACGAAGCTGCCCAGTTGGACTCATCCTGGTAATTTGCCTTTATCAAAGGTGCAGATTTTAAGGtgattttgtatttgtttgCCACTTGGTACAACTCACTCCATTTATCACTGGCATAGTAATGGAGGACTTCGTCATAAATAATTACCAAGTTGGGTATTTCGGTGTTTGCTTTACGCAAGtgaataaaattaattatagCAAGATTCAAATAGTCATAGTTAGTTGCATACTGCATGTACGCATAATTATCCACATTTGAAAATGGCTGTTTCCCGTAGTAGTCAATGACTTCTTCTGGAAGAACTTTAAGATGAGACTTTAGGCCCTTTTCTTTAACTACATCAGTAGTTTCAAGTAAAACGTGggaaacaagaaaatatatTCCAATAAATGCCGCAACCTTGAACTcccaattcttcaataatgCTTTCCAGGACAGACCTTTTAGTGTCATTTGTATAGtcaaacttctggtgttgTTCTTGTAGAGCATCTAGAATTTTTGATTCCTTTTTTCCAAGATCGTCGCGTCATggattatgattattcaCTTCAGTAGACAAACGCTACCAAATTGACAGAACGGGATCAAGTCTATTTAACAGACTATTTCAACAAATGAACAATTTTATTGGAAGCCAAAACCCAGATCAATTAATAGGTGTTTTTTTATTGCTTGACGGTCATACCAGCaaaataattcttgaagagaataataaacatatagattcttgatttttatACCGTAACGTAGGCAATAACTTTCACATCTTGTTCGAGTTCTAAAAGAACAATTAagtatcaaatttaaagGTGCTGGAAACTATCCCAAATCAATCCGTTCTTAAACAGAGCATAAGCCCACAATAAACACAAATGGTTATTTTCAAAGATACAAACTTTGTTTATGTTGTATCTGACCATATAACGATGTTTGCAATACTGCAGCGCTTACTGACCATAACGTCGTATTCAAAGTTGTAAACTATCACTGGCTACTACAAGTACAAGTTCAATTTTCACATTTGATTCATTCAATATATTTCTATTCTATTTGATTATATATAAGAATACCTAGTGAGGTGATCCCATTATTCACACTCTaaacaatttcataaaTAACACCCAATCAACTAATTCGATGCTCCTGAATCTACACTGTCAAAGAGAGCATCCACTGAAGCTCCCAAATATATTCTCAACGACTTTCTAGTTGCAGGAAGAATTCTGGATTTGACCATAACTTCTTTCTCGGTCTCTTTGCTTATTCTATCGTATGCTTGAAAACGATGACAACCACCGAATGCAAAATAAAAgttttttccattttccCGGATCTTAAAAACATCTATTGGAGGTAGCTCTCCAGCAGTTATGTCTTCTAC encodes:
- a CDS encoding hypothetical membrane protein, conserved (1 probable transmembrane helix predicted by TMHMM2.0 at aa 68-90) codes for the protein MPMNDNVVILTLEAANRITRLKRADSTTSAEAMPTLSDPNAYTTPSISVPPNNNNPFIIRQSNPSGTVFIAVGAIVGAILLGFILYHLIISLTASKLAKKSNADDRKLYEKYQSNNTNAYGYSGVTPQTSLNNFTSDYGGSVSKLPLLNKSFANVNGSQAGDNSTIYQSEVGAAVTSKHDLTKMFVSPTAEVMQHKRIRSSHYNPSLSNLSFGGSTSNLVNPAPATNRHSQAVPNLYINQEVNNSDYSLSQHGSVTASQQQQQQQQQLNTPANRKTLPSMYLEDLIDKE
- a CDS encoding glucose n-acetyltransferase, putative (Similar to S. cerevisiae GNT1;~Signal anchor predicted by SignalP 2.0 HMM (Signal peptide probability 0.040, signal anchor probability 0.721) with cleavage site probability 0.032 between residues 47 and 48), which codes for MLYKNNTRSLTIQMTLKGSSWKALLKNWEFKVAAFIGIYFLVSHVLLETTDVVKEKGLKSHLKVLPEEVIDYYGKQPFSNVDNYAYMQYATNYDYLNLAIINFIHLRKANTEIPNLVIIYDEVLHYYASDKWSELYQVANKYKITLKSAPLIKANYQDESNWAASFTKFHIFNQVEYDRIVFFDSDSMLVDIPDVIDFENMESKFNHIDELFKIPRELSFASPQAYWLNNVVEGKSPKPRKNVEIPNKKRYSLRMKKLVNDLSIYQDFNLLPSLIYENHYFDNANHFFANHIMVLTPSKKIFQELMRYVHNPWWWSITNRGNLKKPNDYDMEILNKFLSNELRRKRINVGILPHRVYGVLTGEFGEEWHERFVVEPQYLPFINKKSNKGWSPLEFFKKIKVVHFSDSPIPKPWEEESNEEHYNTKKIYCAKGDMEKYHRDYPVYKPRLTDDCDSVSIWNWFREQFYRERSGYWFA
- a CDS encoding sulfiredoxin, putative (Similar to S. cerevisiae SRX1;~In S. cerevisiae: sulfiredoxin, contributes to oxidative stress resistance by reducing cysteine-sulfinic acid groups in the peroxiredoxins Tsa1p and Ahp1p that are formed upon exposure to oxidants; conserved in higher eukaryotes.); the encoded protein is MSMYTSRLATEYVPLSEIKRPIPPVLDYQKIDAMLSTLKGVPMESATCKVEDITAGELPPIDVFKIRENGKNFYFAFGGCHRFQAYDRISKETEKEVMVKSRILPATRKSLRIYLGASVDALFDSVDSGASN